ACTCAGGCTGTGGGAACACACCAGACAGCGCCCGGGGCGCCCCCAGCTTTggttacaggctggggacagttCCCGCTGCCACAcgccaggagctgctggggtggcaCACATGTGCCACACTCTGCAGGTCACCCACCGAAATCTGTCACCGCTGTCACTGCTGAGCgtggagcagaggggacaggtgaCAAGCCAGCCACtgacagctctgtcctgctgcaccTTCTCCTTCCAGCACCAACCCTCACCTCCTGCCTcgcttttccctgctcctgcagtaCTGATCCCCTCTGCtcagaggaatggctgaggcACCAGTTTGGGATTACTCTGGCATAACTGTTTTTcccttcattaaaaaaaaaataattcccttttAGTGACACACCAgtttgtaataaaaattaatttttctctatCATTAATTCTCCAtgggtgaaaaaaaatatcatggATATGTGTGACTGCATCTGTTTGCAAGATATAATCAGAGCCTGTTGTGATGTCGACTTGGTGGAGGGAGCAGCGTTCTCTTTGCCCAGACCTGCGGGCAGGTGAGGCAGGTTCAGCTGGGGCAGCGACACTTCAGAGCAAACAGagaacagctctgctgggaaacTCCGAGAGACAAAGGAGCACGAGGAGCTCCTCCCCGGCCGCTCCCTGGTGCTAATTACCGAGCCGCTGGACCACGAAGCACGCAAGGATGGCCGGGGCCAGTAATtatccctcctcctcctcctcggagCATCACCTCCACCTGCGGCCGGGTTCAGGCGTGGGGGGTGTCGGGCTCagggctccccgcacagggcTGGGTGTGGTGGCgatccctgccctgggctgggctgcgcTGGCAGCAGGACGGGGTGTTGGGGCTGCCAGAGACAGGAGCTCGGCCAGCCCTGCATTCCTGCTCCCGGCGTCACTCCTGCACTGAGCAGCCCggggaggagcagggaacaTCGGCACAGCCCGATCGCTGCCGTGCAGCTCTCCTGTCCTGTTCTGTCCCGCTGGCCCTCGCATGGCAGCGGGCACTGGAACCGGCTCTGCTGCTGTCCGGAACCCGCAGGtcctgggaagggaaggacCGACCCGTCCCTAAAGCACAGAGCATCCTCTCGGGCcggggatgggacagggaccgggGCATTTACTCGGGCTGTGGAGGGCACAGGGACCGGGGCATCCTCTCGGGCCGGGGAGGGCACAGGGACCGGGGCATCCTCTCGGGCCGGGGAGGGCACAGGGACCGGGGCATCCTCTCGGGccgggggggcacagggaccgGGGAGGGCACAGGGATCGGGGCATCCTCTCGGGCCGGGGAGGGCACAGCTGTTCTGGTGCCAGCTCGGAGCCCCAGCCCTGATAACTCGCGGGGACGATGCCGATCCCGTTTCCTAGGAGAGCTCCACAGAGAGCAGAAGGGATGGAGCGGGTGGGGCTGTATCGCTGCCATTCCGGGCCCTGGATAACGAATCTCTGTTGTTTCATACGGGAAGGGACGCCGGGTTTGCGCTCCCCACCCAGTTCAGAAACAAAAGCTCCGCAGGGAGCGTGTCCCGAGCCAGCTCACACCTCGGGAAAAGCCATGTCCCTCTGTCCTCGGTGTGcccgcagccggggcagctgctggtgctgcttcCCGGGAAGGTTTCCCAGGTTCAGGGGTGCCTGTACCGCAGCACGGACTCACGGAGCCACAGGGCTGTGCCACAGTGGAGCGTGCACAGGTTTGTGTTTCCCAGCTCCATGAGCTGGCCTAACGAGGTAATGACACCCTGTCCAGCCCTGGCCTTCCCCAGATCACCGAGCTGCTCCTGAAAGGCTGTTTTAGAGAATAAACTAATTAGCCAGCAGCCTCCACTGCTGCATTTAGCAACCTCTCAGTGCCAATTACAGGTGAGAGCAGCGgctgagccagagctgctccctggccctgctgccctggctgctcctgccaagGACAGAGACTGgatcctgtggcactgccaccctCCACCCACTCATACTGCCAGGGGGTGCTGCCCAGCCAGGGCCTTCCAGaacctccagcagctgctggaatggAAACCTAATAgtgccagccagcagcagggtcCTCAAGGGGACACACACGGCTCCTGGCAGCCCCTGCTCAtggcccagggcagctgcagaaagctgcttttctccagAGAAGCCGATTACAGCTCCCTGACACCCAGCAAGGCCACACAGGCAGCAGAACCcacgctggggctgggggctctggtgctgcccttGCTCTGGGGGCACCGGCGGGTCCTTGGGGTGATGGGGCAGAGGAACACCCTCTGCAGTGCTCCCTGCATCTCTCCACCCTTTGTGTCATTAATTCCAGTTAATAATTAACAGGAGGGAGTAGGGCAAAGCCTTGGCATAATCCCAGTGTGGCATTAGAGCGCCTGGAAAGCCCGGTGAGCACGAGCCTATTGCAGGTAAcagggagccccaggagccTTAACGGGCTTTGGGACCCGTTAGCTCCTTATGCCCTGCAATAAGCTCCTTGTCCCTCGCAGAGAGCTCCAGAACCCCCAACAGCTCCTTCCCTCGGCTGTGTCAGGGCCAAACCCCCTCACCCTGAGCCAGCCCCACCGTGTGATGTGTGCCCCCAGCACAGAccccgggcagggcacagctgccagcacacgcaggacacagggacaccgTGGTTATGGGGCACTCACCTGCGAGGATGCCATGGCCGAGCTGGGGCAGCACCACAGGGATCactctgctccctcccctctcctctccgTGCCGAGGCTGCAGCGCTGGGATCGCatctggcacagcccaggctcGAAAGGGCAGCAGGAAAACGGCGAGGAGGGACCAGCCCTCCACACCCGCGGCACAGGAAACCACCCTCACaccgggcacagggagggaaaaggCAGCACAGCACTCGGGGCAGGGTGTGAGGCTGGAACAGTGGGAATGGCACAGCTGGAACAGTGGgagtggcacagctggaacactgggagtggcacagctggaacagtgggagtggcacagctggaacactgggagtggcacagctggaacagtgggagtggcacagctggaacagtgggagtggcacagctggaacagtgggagtggcacagctggaacagtgggagtggcacagctggaacagtgggagtggcacagctggaacagtgggagtggcacagctggaacagtgggagtggcacagctggaacactgggagtggcacagctggaacaTCAGTAACAGCACAACACTGCCCTCCCACCAGGGTCACCCTGACAGGGACAGTTCATCACTCACTGCTCCCCACAACTCCCTCAAACAATCATTTCCCATGTGTAAAAGCACCTTTTCCAGGATGagctggaaggagcagagctcCCAGCTTGGAGGGGCAACAAAGCACcaggtgtcccctccctgggaatctcggctgcccagcagcagcccagggaccTTCCCACATAAAACAGAATGACCAGAAGATCCCAACAGGCCTTGGTACAAACCCAGCTCTGTGAGcaccagcactgacagcaaaagGCCATTTTCACTCTTGGAGTGGTTGGCAAAGGATAAATCCATTGTTCAGACTGGAACATGATCCTGGCTCCGGGTAATGGCCAGGATAAATAATGAGAAGTGGCTAATTAACAACGCTGAGGTGAGCAGGCAGTGACTGGAACATCACCAGGAGCCAGAGGAGCACCCACCCTgccacacagctccagcccagcctggcgcTGGGCAGGGAAGCCACAgtgccccttccctgctccctgcctgccctggacAGAATTCCGAGTGGGAACCCGCCTTGgaggtgccacagctgctcccagccctgcctcactTTCCATGGCAATTTCCCCTCACCCCACTGCTCAATAtcttctttttccatgtcacagcagatcctgctgctttttcacaCAGCTCCCTATCCAAGCAGaccatcccagccccagcagctctgggggctggcTCAGCACAGGAGGGCAGGGTGGGACATGACCCTGCTGGATTTCTGTCTGGAAAATGTGCTCACACCTTCCTTCAGCCCCGGgcaacccagcccagcctcacCCCCAGCAGGTGCTGGGAGGGCACacccagctggggacacctgtgggaccctcctgcccctcaggaaagtcccagtcccaccccagagcagccctgggacaggATGGGTCCCAGATCCTGGCCACTGTGGCTTCCTGCAGTAACATCTGTGATTAAAACCTGGTATTTTGCCTGCAAAGAGCAGCTACTCAGAGCCAAGTCATGCAATGCCTTGAAGAGATCCAAACCCCTCATTCCCTCACTCAGCCTGGCCAGGACACTCACATGGCAGCGACTGATGCAAACACAAACATCAGAAACCacatctgaaattaaaaaagtTTATTTGCAGATCTGTAAAACAGCTCTGCAAGAGACCAACATTTCCAAACACTACGAGATGAGAATGCGTTTTCCTATCattagaatattaaaaaaagtcaCAGTCCTTCAACTACCCCATGAAAAGCAGACATTTATGAACCAAACATTGAACTTCCAACACCAAAAAGTCACTGGGGTGAGTGAGAGAGTCAATAGCAccaggacaggtgacacagCCCTCGTGGTCTGTCATTACTATGGAATAAAGCGGGTGAGTGAGGCTGTGCAGCCCTACGAGCACTGAGTTCAGACAATGACACACCAGAACACATTCCTCTACATCCCAGCGATGCACACACCGAGCCAGAAGCACCATGGAGCTCCCGGGAGCTCCGAACTTCCACTCTGGGACAAGAAATTCCACTGCAGAACGAGGAATCTTCCGGACTTACGTGGCGGTTGCACTTCACACACACAACTTGAATCACTCTACGTTTACAGGAGCTGTGTGACGGGGAGGTGAAGGACAGGATGCAGAAGTGGACAGTGGTGCAGGAGCCaagccctgctccaggggaTTACACCGCTTTCCGGTGGTACTCCGGAGGGGCCACCTCGTAGTCACTGGCACTGAACAATGCAGAGGAGTTCTTTGCTAAATATCtgcaaaaacaacaacaacattACATTGCTTCTTGCCCGaatcctgctgctcagggaacCAGGAGGTGTTTGCCCAGACGCACAGCAGGGTCTGAGAAGCACCAGTCGGTCCCACAGTAGCTGCTCCCATCAGCTCTGCCAAGCGCTTACAcatctgccagctcagccaaGAAATCCATTCCAAAGAGCTGCCAAGCACCTCTGGCtccaggtgagctccagcagctcagaatTAAGAGGATGAAGCTGTTGGTATTGGAGGTtcaggcagctgctgtgccaaGAATCGATCTGGTAGTGCTGTACccaagggagcagggacagaccAGGACACCAGGAAGTTCTGTCTGCACAAACAGGGACCCTCGAGGGCTGAGTGAAGGATGGCAAAACAAGGAATGGCCAAAGGTAAAGGCTGTGTGCCATTAATTCTCATGGAATGGGTTCAGGATTTCTGCTCACTGGGTTCACAGTTCTACCTCACAGCCAGAGCTCTTCAGCATTCACCTCAGACTGCCCCAAAGGACCAGGGCTATCCCAGGGCAGGTTTTCCTGGCTACCAGGCTGACTCCTGTCAAGCCCTGCTACTGCAGAGTGTCCTGGATTTACTGAGCGTTTTCTTTCAGCTTCCAATAGCTCTTAATCATAGGATCActgaattatttgggttggaagaaaccttaaagCTCACCTTGTTTCACATTGAAGTGTTTTATTATTATCAGGATGTTTTCCTCCTGAACATCCCACAGCTACAGGGTACCATAGCACACTAAAGCCCTAGTGACAGTCTGTCCCAAAAATAACATTCCTAAAGTTCAtcactttttaaacatttgctCAATTGTTGTTGAGTAACTGTTGTGTAATTTAATAGCTCGCTGGAATTATCATCTGCTTTTTTTAGCAGTAATAAATAAACGTTGAAGCATTTATTTTGCAACAAGGAGCAGATGGGACAGGGTAGGAGTGCAGATTAACAGAACCAGAGAAGTGGAGTCTGGGAGGCTTCACTGCAGCCGTGGGGAAGATCCCACACACAGGCCCCAGTTACACAACAATTCACTGCAAAGGGGCAGCCTCACAGCAGCCTGAGCTCCCTGACCTCTCCCTTTCTTGCTGGAAGACCTCACAAGTACTCACTTTAAGAAGTCATGCAAGTAGTTCAAGAGCAAAGCCAGACTCTTCTCATCCAGGGGCGTGTAGGCCAGCATGGCTCCGATCCGCACTGCCCAAAGGAAGGACATTGTCACAAACACTGCTTCAAATCATTGTGTAAGTTCACAACCTTACAGCAGCACCAGAAAGCAGCAATCTACTCCAAAATATACAATTTCACCCAAAACAACCacactttaaaaattcatttccaTCCCAACCCCTGCAATGGCCCTGAGCCTTTTGGGTACACGGACAGGGAATGAAGccacaggctggagagggggaagCAAGCACttgactccttcccagggctcCTCACCCCCTGCCCAGTGGCACTCACCGAAGAGCCTCAGGAGGTGCGGGGCCCCGTAGACCTGGGACATGGGAGCGTCGGGGTGATCCGCCAGGATCTCGGCGTACTGCGGCCTCTCGAACTTGTACAGCAGCTGGGTGCCCAGCATCACATTGAAGTACTCCTTGATCCCAGCCACCACCTCGTTGACAGCGTAttccctggggacagagagCTCTGCAAGGCCTGCCCCAAGCACCGGGGACTGCTCCAGGGCAAGGCTTGGCTCAGGGAGATCAGCCAGATTGGGAGGGTCCTTCGCAGGCATTCACATCTTGCAAGGAAATTTATCTGCAGACCTTAAAATCAACAGCCACAGGGAGAGATGCAGTTCCAGACCTCTCTGGAAAATGGGCTGTTCTGAACGGAGTCAGGGTTTAGGCAAACCAAGAGCAGCAGTTTTCAGTCATCCTCTCCAAGAGATGGACTTGGACCGGCCCTTCTGAAGGCACAGGCAGCACGGGGGACACTCAGCAGCTTTCTCTGTCACCCAAAGCTCATCCCAGCTCACACCATGTTCAAAGGACAACACTGAATTAATTACACTGAGCAGGGGGACAGACCCCTATAGTATTTCAGGCACCTGCTCCCTTCCTCCCAGGCCTCTCCTGCCAGATTCCTGCAGGCCTCCAACCTCACCCTGCCTGTGCAGGACCTGGCAGTGACAGAGGAGCACAACCCTCACCCCGCCCTGCCTACAAATTTAGAACAGGCATCAGGACAATTACATCAGAGCAGGTTAAAACACCCTGACAAGTCAATAATCTGCTTCCTCTTGAATGGAAGAAAATGACTTCCCCTTTCTGTTCTCCCTTTCAAACAGGAAAGTCTCCTGCAGAGTAAACACACCTTGTTTTGCTCAGGGCTGATTGCTGGGGTAATTACAAACAGTAATTGGCTTTACCCATCTGAGGATTTACAAGTCCTCCTGCACCTCCCTGGCCCCTGGCTCTGAGGGACCCAGGGGCACTGAGCTCACCtcacacagcttctctgggaagtTTCTATCAgcttcctgcaggaaaaggcTCAGGCCAAGTGGGGAAGCAGAAATCATATCCACAAAGCAGACGTGCATTTGGAATCCCTCCCTCGGGATTTCTGAACACCACTATCACCTTGGGCTTGGAACAGGGCACTGGACATGGGGCTGGGTCAGGTTTCACAGCCTTATTCCACTTTCCATGGAATCCAAGTCCAACAACGGCCAAGAAGGTGTTTAAGGCTGGCAGTGAGCACTACTCACTTGTTATCAGTATTTCCTCGGGATTTTTTGTAGTTTGCATAATCCTCTAAAATGGAGTCCACGTTCTTCTTGGCAGGGAGATAGAAGAGCTACAAAtgcaaaacagaacaaatacAAGTTTGTCTCATTCTTGCAGACATTCATACGTGGCAGCTGAACTGAAACCCTTTCCTTTCTCACCAGGACTAGGATGAAATCAGCAGGTTAAGATGATAGAGGTTAGGAAAAGACTACCCCAAAAGTTTAGCTTTTTgggcattaaaaaaacccaacaagctgggcagcctgggatagtggaaggtgtcccccagagctgggcaggattTTCACCTGTTTCTGCCTGGTGATCAAGTCCCAGTCATCCACCAGCCATGGCTTCAGCTCCTCAGGGATCTTCACCTTCACTTCAACTCTGTTCATAAACGTCTCCTCCTGAGAATAGCCAAGCCAGACTAATTACTCTCAGGTACTAATTGGGAGCACAGCACCCTCtgttttccacccaaaatccctggGAGGGAATGGAAAATACTCACACTTTCAACTGTTGGATCCACCCGAGCCCTCTTCTTCCTGGGAGGCTGGGGAGTCTCACTGGTGCTGCTCCCCTCCCCAatgcctggagctgtgcacagcacacacagcagcaggaaagaaCAGCAGGGAGCATTTAGGGGAAGGATTTCAAAGTAAGGCTCAGATTTTCTCAGGTCACCTTTGCacctgttgggttttttttgttgttgttgttttaaatattaCTTCTGTTCTGGGAGTCCCCCTCTTTGAGCCAGTTTAAAGTGCTGCACTGGCACTTTTCTGAGGGAGGTTTCTCCACTAGAACCACACCAGTCTGTCATATTTTTGGGGGAGAAtttctgcagagctcagctctgcagctctgtcaCGTCTCCATCTCGGTAAGAAAATTTCCTAAGTCAAATTTAGGTTATTTCAACAGATCAGCTTCACTTTTCAATTGCAAGAGCTCAAAATCCTGACAGACTGGAACAAGTAGATTTTGTACCAGGCAGAAAAGTGTGAACCTTCCCCTTCACAGGGGCAGGTTGAAGGTCTTATTTCAGCTACACAACCTTCACTAGAGAGACCCACTcagatgcaaaataaaacacacttACTTTTCTgcttgttcttttttgttttcctgcaagaAGAACACAAATTAGTGCACATGTCAAGAGAGTGATACTAAAGGAAGCTACAGCACAAAGCCAGAAAATGGTTCAAGCACAGGGAGCAGATCCTCAGAGGCCTGGGCAGTGTTTAGCTAAGGACACACAGAGGAAATACAAACTACAACTTTGCTTCAGAGCTATGGCACCACGAGATTCTTCATGGAACAGGTCAGAATTCACCATTTTTGGGAAGTTTTGTCATTCCCAAGTGCTCTTGGAGAGCTACATGAGGTTTGTGGCTGTTTTATTTCAGACAGAATATGGCACAAGGAAATAGAAGTgctgggaattcccagaaaaatctcAACTCAACTGAATTAACTTCCAgtagaagactgaaaaaaatcctccagctttaccagtgcagcagcagagggaagatGCAGCACTTTGACTATTTACTACCCATTTTCAGGAAGTTTCAGCTGGAGAACCATGACTCCTTCTCAGTTTGCTCCCTGCCAACAGCAGCCTGGATCCACTGCTCAAAAACTGGGCACTGGGTGGATAAAACTCTACCAGGCCAACACTGACGCCTCAGAAATTCAGCACCCCCTCAAGTGACTCTTGTTCTCAGGGTCTGGACTGGGATTATCAGGGCCAGGAAACAGGCAGAGTTCTGAGGAAGGGCTGCAGATAGGAGAGGAAAGGGTTTGTttaaaggcagagcagctgaagtGAGGCTGGAACTGTGGGCAGGATAAAGCTCATCCCTCAGAGGGAGCAATTCCCAGGGTAAGTCACTAACAGAAGAGAAAGGCTTTTCTTCCAAACCCAAAGCCAacagggaggaagagggagcCCTTCCCAGGATTAATTCACAAGATAAAAATCAGGGTAACAATTAGAACAGAAGCAGagtttttaaaactgcatttaGATTATTTACAACCAGATGTTATTCCCTAATTTGTTACTCAGTGCCATATCTTCCCTCCAGAACACTTGGTtaccttttctattttttaagcACTCATTAGCTCTGACTGCTCCCTGATTTTTAGGCCCATGAAATGTGGAATAAACTCTTGGAAGCTGGAATTCAGCAGAGCTACATTTAACAGAGTTAGAAGGTGTTGCATAGGCAGCATAAAGCCTGCTTTAACTACACATTTTTTCTGCTACAGCTTCCAGTTATCAGAGGATGagtaattattttaaaccaAACCTGCATTTCATACATATTTCTATTTGATCACAGATTGCTTCACAGCTTTTGGAaccagctgctgcagtttgcagaGCAGTTACCCTGAACAGATTCAAACAAAAGCACAGCACAAGGAGCAGGTTCTGAGCTCTCCCTCCCGActccagcactgctcccagGGGAACAAAACtcctcagtgctgctctccGGGAGCTCCAGGCTGCAGGAAGCACCTCCAGAAGGATCCAGGGCTGAAAGTTTGGAGTCAGCTGCACACTGCAGGGAGAGTCCTGCCACTGCAGCCAGCCCCACCACAAAGGTgcagggcagaggagctgcaaaGGGGCTTTCAACAACCCCAAACAAGGGAGCAAAGCACCCCAGAACAGCCAAGGGCCCCCAGGGCCTGCCCAGAACCCAGGGGAGAAGTCAGGAGAGCTGAGGGTTCCCAGGGCCTTCCCAGAAACCAGGGATGAACCCAGGAGAGAAGGAGGGTGTGCCTCAGGAgggctgagggctcccagggcCTGCCCAGAACCCAGCAGAGAACTCATTAGAGAGGGAGGGTGGGCCTCAGGAgagctgagggctcccagggtTTGCAGAACGCAGGAGAGAGGAAAGGCAGACCCCAGGAGAACTGAGGGCCCCCAGAACCCAGAGGAGAATGCAGGGAAGAGGAAAGGTGGGCCTCAGGAgagctgagggctcccagggcCTGCCCAGAACCCAGGGCCTGTCCAGAACCCAGCAGAGAACTCATTAAGAGAGGAAAAGTGGGCCCCAGGACAGCTGAGGGCTGCCAGGGCCTGCCAGAACCCAGGAGAGCTGAGGGTTCTCAGGGTTTGCCAGAACCCAGGAGAGAGGAAAGGTGGACCCCAAGGGCAGAACCCAGGGGAGCTGAGGGCTCCCAGAACACAGAAGGCTGAGGGCTCTCAAGGCCTGCCAGAACCCAGGACAGCTGAGGGCTCTCATGGCGGCAGAACCCAGGGGAGCTGAGGGCTTAGGGCCTGCCCAGAACCCAGGAAGGTTGAGGGCTCAGGGCCTGCCCAGAACCCAGGGCAGAACCCAGGAAGGCTGAGGGCTTAGGGCCTGCCCAGAACCCAGAGGAGAACCCAGATGGCTGAGGGCTCTCATGGCCTGCCCAGAACCCAGGGCAGAACCCAGGACAGCTGAGGGCTCTCATGGCCTGCCCAGAACCGAGGAAGGTTGAGGGCTCATGGCCTGCCAGAACCCAGGACAGAACCCAGGACAGAACCCAGGAAGGCTGAGGGCTCTCATGGCTTGCCCAGAACCCAGGAAGGCTGAGGTCTCAGGGCCTGCCCAGAACACAGAAAGCTGAGGGCTCTCATGGCCTGCCAGAACCCAGGGGAGCTGAGGGCACCCAGAAACCAGGAAGGCTGAGGGCTCAGGGCCTGCCAGAACCCAGGACAGAACCAGGTGGCCCCGGGGTggcacccccgtgtccccaggccccactCACCGTGTGGAGATGGCCGGGGTCTCCAGGCAGCAAACGGTGTGGGCTCCATCGCGGCGGAAGAacctggggacagggcacaggcagctgctggcagccctcACACcgcccagcaggcagcagctgccctgctgggTCACCTCCAtgggcatccctggggacaggctgtgctCACACTAACGCTTGCTTAGCTGAAGAATAAGTTTTAGAATCAACCACCTTTCCCTCAGATGGCCCAGGAGTGCCACAAAAGTGCATTCTGAGGCCCACAGAGTTACCCTGTTAGAACAGCTGCGTGCACAGTTTATCCTCTCTTCACCACCAGCACTTTGTGTCTGCAGTGAGCTCGGATGCACAAGGCTGGGTTTTGGAAGTGTATTTCGGGAAGCATTACTCTGTAGTGCAAACAACACACACTCACAGCTGAGTCAAACTCACAGCCACCATCAGCTCCCTCCCACCACTGACACCAGAGACactcagctgggacagccctTCAATCAGCCAAATCAGTGCTGGTGATCATTCAGACCTGTTCTAATTAGATTTTAACGACACTCCTTATCAGCTGCCCACACAGAGTTGGGCTGGGCTTTGTCTGAGCCCACATGAGGACATGGTGAGTGACTGTTCCCATGGAGGCTGTtcctgagctggcagaggctctgcctgcagcacctgAGCACAGGGAGCACCCAGCCAGCAGATCCAGGGGAATCAAGGGGGACCAGCAGATCCAGGGGGATCCCCTGGTCCCCTTTCCCCACACCAGGagccagctgcagccctggccaggctctggccaCTCCCAAAGTGAAACTGCCCCAGGATCCAGAGCAAACCCCaattccctgtccccacctggGCTGCACTCCTCAAAGCCACATTCCACAGCAAACCTGCCCCTGAGCGAGCCCTGCAGCCTGAGGCTGCTGCCAAATCCTCTCCTGAAGaactgctggcactgcagcagcctCCTGGTGACAGCCAGAATCACAGATGAAATTAGAGATTCAAAACAGCCCATTAAGTAAGGGCCACGTTCATCACTAAGTGAAACCCTGCCCAAACAGAAGATGATAAATGAGTCTGAAAATCTACCATAAAAAATCTCCCTAAGCACCAAAAGGATGGAGTGAAGGAAATCTGACAGTCACAGCTCAAATTAAGTTTTTCTAGTAGATGCCTGAGCTTGCTTCTGGTCTCTTAGGAtgcaaatccatttttaattGTGTATTTATGGGTTTAGTTTTGTCAAATCCAGCCAAAGAAAGGCTCTTTAAATGCAGTTTTGACAGCTGCACCATGGCAGAAGGCAAGGCATTGTGAGGATTTATTCCAAAGtgctggaagagctgggaaaTTCTACAGAGAAACTGATTTTACTGAGATATACAAGACTTATGAGG
This genomic stretch from Taeniopygia guttata chromosome 10, bTaeGut7.mat, whole genome shotgun sequence harbors:
- the MORF4L1 gene encoding mortality factor 4-like protein 1; amino-acid sequence: MAPKQDPKPKFQEGERVLCFHGPLLYEAKCVKVAIKDKQVKYFIHYSGWNKNWDEWVPESRVLKYVDTNLQKQKELQKANQEQYAEGKMRGAAPGKKTSGLQQKNVEVFFRRDGAHTVCCLETPAISTRKTKKNKQKTPGIGEGSSTSETPQPPRKKRARVDPTVESEETFMNRVEVKVKIPEELKPWLVDDWDLITRQKQLFYLPAKKNVDSILEDYANYKKSRGNTDNKEYAVNEVVAGIKEYFNVMLGTQLLYKFERPQYAEILADHPDAPMSQVYGAPHLLRLFVRIGAMLAYTPLDEKSLALLLNYLHDFLKYLAKNSSALFSASDYEVAPPEYHRKAV